The Planktothrix agardhii NIES-204 genomic interval GGTAATCCCAGGGGCGCTAACGGGCGCAGACATAGCTTTAGAAATGACAGAACAATATCTTATAATAGCAAATAATGGTACTTTTGTTAATTGGTTTTCCTAAAAAGTTATGAAAATTCCGAATTTTAGATTATTTAAACATCTGCAAAACTCTCCTAACTCTACTGTTTTGAATTCCCGATGGTTAATTCTGGTTATTGTGGGTTTAATGGGTTTGGGAGTGAGTATTCCAGTTTTAGCAGAACGAAAAAGTGATGTCGAAAGATTAATTAGTACCAATCAATGTCAACAATGTGATTTAAGTCAGGCTAATTTAGCAGATGCAAAGTTAGAAGGGGCGGATTTATTAGGAGCAAATTTGCAAAAAGCTAACCTGAGAGGAGCTAATTTAAAAGGGGCGGATTTAAGTTCAGCTAATTTAATCGAAGCAGATTTATCGGGGGCAGATTTACGCGATACAAAGCTCCATAGTACCACGTTAAGAAAAGCGAATTTAAAGGATGCTGACCTGTCTTGGTCTGATCTTTATCAAGCGTTTTTAGAAGATGCTCAATTTAATAATGCTAATTTATTAAATGCTAACCTGAATAATGCTAAATTACAAGGAACTAATTTCTGTGGGGCAATTATGCCCGATGGACAAAAAGGAAAATGTTAATTATCGTAAATTAGAGAATTCATCCACAATTTTAATTTTTCCGCGAGAGACTCCTCTGAGTAATCGATCTACACAGCGTCTTTCTTCTTCTGAGAGAGATTCATCTAAAATCGCTGCCATCAGTCCATAACGATCCGCAAGGGTTAAATGACCTGTGGCGTTCACTTGAGCGAATAAATCACCCAGGGCAGATTGTAAAAGCTGAACTTTAGGAACCATAATTATTCAATCTGAACCCGATAGTTTAATCTTTACAGATTTTTTACAAAACCGAAGTGATTTTACAGAATCTTTACTTGTGATTTTATGGTAAAATAAATGTGATTTTGATCACCGTTACACAAAATATTTTTACTCGGTTTAACTTTAAAACCCTTAATTCTATGACTCATCCTCAACTTTGGAATGAACTGAAAACAAAAACAACAGCTAAAAATAAAATGGGGGTGGTTTTAGCGGGGAATGTGGGACATTTAGGAATGCGACATAAAACCCCTAACCTTTATCTGGATACGGTTCCCATTAATAGCGATATTTGGTTAAAAATTAATTTAGAGCAACCCGGACATTTAATTTTATTAGAACGAGAACCTTCTGGGGTAATGTGTTGTATTTGTCCCTCAGAATATGCACCCCAATTTCAGGTTAAACCAGGAGAGACAACGTTACCTCAATATCCCCCTTCTCCTTATCCTGTGTTTACCGCAACCGAGGAGGGACAAGAACAAATGTTAGCGGTTATTACTCCCGATAAACCGTCTTTACATTGGTTAGAAAAAAGTCAACAGGAAGCGTTAGAACTGGATCATCAACATCTCTATGAATTGTTAACCTATGTAGAGGGACGTTCAGACTCTCAGGTATTTTATACAGAATATCAAGTCGTTGATGTTCTAAAAACTGTTTGATCTTC includes:
- a CDS encoding pentapeptide repeat-containing protein → MKIPNFRLFKHLQNSPNSTVLNSRWLILVIVGLMGLGVSIPVLAERKSDVERLISTNQCQQCDLSQANLADAKLEGADLLGANLQKANLRGANLKGADLSSANLIEADLSGADLRDTKLHSTTLRKANLKDADLSWSDLYQAFLEDAQFNNANLLNANLNNAKLQGTNFCGAIMPDGQKGKC